A part of Halictus rubicundus isolate RS-2024b chromosome 4, iyHalRubi1_principal, whole genome shotgun sequence genomic DNA contains:
- the Art3 gene encoding arginine methyltransferase 3, with the protein MNRMKKAFNCKMTEEAASTKTDVESAMDGTSDDDSGDDWDEVTEIFETIPCLFCNEGTSNFTEALEHLIKSHKFDLKNFVTRHSLDTYSYIKLINFIRQKNVLPDQLNALNIKTWENDKYLRPIIEYDPWLMFDIDDLEEKTTKPIAYTVNSENGCVTLSEAHFAELQRTIQILRAELEQREMACYLGKQQIDEMTEQVQKLIMDEDFDKSNSSNSIRSHSNFNCRLDESYFNAYSHFAIHHEMLTDKIRTESYRDALLTNANRFTDTVILDVGCGTGILSMFAAKTGCRKVISVDQSDVIYQAIDIVRENNLSDIITLKKGRLEDINLEDEKVDVIVSEWMGYFLFFECMLDTVIYARDHYLAPGGLLLPNRCTLSVVGSGDTKRYVELIDYWSNVYGFKMSCMKAEVIREPNIEVCAVDELITNTVEIQRFDLYTETMEYMNFSTSFELKVKKTGSLTAIVGFFDIFFDLDNPVHFSTGPYSPPTHWKQTVFSLKEPISITEGDVLHCRVNCRRHTRDLRGLVIIIEVENMSQVYYLQSL; encoded by the exons ATGAATCGAATGAAAAAAGCATTTAATTGCAAAATGACAGAAGAAG CTGCTTCAACGAAGACTGATGTGGAGTCTGCAATGGATGGAACCAGCGACGATGACAGCGGCGATGACTGGGATGAAGTGACAGAAATTTTTGAAACCATACCGTGTCTTTTTTGCAACGAGGGTACAAGCAACTTCACAGAGGCACTGGAACATCTGATTAAATCACACAAGTTTGACTTGAAAAATTTTGTAACAAGACATTCTCTGGACACATATTCTTACATCAAGTTGATCAACTTCATCAGGCAAAAGAATGTTTTACCTGATCAGTTGAACGCGTTGAATATCAAAACATGGGAAAATGATAAATATTTGAGGCCTATCATCGAATACGATCCTTGGTTGATGTTTG ACATTGATGATTTGGAAGAGAAAACAACGAAGCCTATTGCATATACAGTAAACTCGGAGAATGGTTGTGTCACTTTGTCAGAAGCTCATTTTGCTGAATTGCAGAGAACAATACAGATACTGCGTGCGGAGTTGGAGCAACGTGAAATGGCATGTTACTTGGGTAAACAG CAAATAGATGAGATGACAGAACAAGTGCAAAAACTAATCATGGATGAGGATTTTGATAAAAGCAATAGTAGTAATAGTATTAGATCTCATAGTAATTTTAATTGCCGCCTtgatgaaagttacttcaatGCATACAGTCATTTTGCAATACATCATGAGATGTTAACG GACAAAATAAGGACAGAGAGTTATCGTGATGCATTATTAACAAATGCAAACAGATTTACCGATACTGTCATATTAGATGTTGGCTGCGGAACCGGTATTTTATCAATGTTTGCAGCCAAAACAGGATGTCGCAAAGTCATTAGTGTTGATCAGTCGGATGTAATATATCAAGCTATAGACATAGTAAG AGAAAACAATTTGAGTGATATTATCACTTTGAAAAAAGGTCGCCTTGAGGATATCAATCTCGAAGATGAAAAAGTAGATGTAATTGTGTCCGAGTGGATGGGCTACTTTCTCTTTTTCGAATGTATGCTAGATACAGTGATCTATGCCAGAGATCATTACCTGGCACCCGGTGGACTACTCCTGCCTAATAGATGTACGCTTAGCGTTGTGGGAAGTGGAGATACTA AGAGATATGTCGAACTTATTGACTACTGGTCAAATGTGTACGGTTTTAAAATGAGTTGCATGAAAGCGGAAGTGATTCGGGAACCAAATATAGAAGTCTGCGCTGTCGACGAGTTGATAACGAATACCGTTGAAATCCAGAGGTTTGATCTATACACAGAAACGATGGAGTACATGAACTTCTCGACATCGTTCGAATTGAAAGTAAAAAAGACTGGATCGTTGACCGCGATTGTTGGCTTTTTTGATATCTTTTTCGACTTGGACAATCCAGTTCATTTCAGTACGGGACCTTACTCGCCTCCAACCCATTGGAAACAAACAGTGTTCTCATTGAAGGAGCCAATTAGCATCACCGAAG GTGATGTTCTACACTGTAGAGTAAACTGTCGCAGACACACGAGAGATCTTCGAGGACTTGTGATTATAATCGAAGTCGAGAACATGTCTCAGGTGTATTACCTACAGTCGCTTTGA
- the LOC143353450 gene encoding fidgetin-like protein 1 produces the protein MATAEVTVNKKKNNFLAAYHTLKFSQADKDDTEIADLERRCLATKYLTAKQFESEDMATCLLRRSLKDYQRIMENKNGVNNYWKQFKAQTPKINNDPQKWKSGLTDVETALSFMKPLPCQTDNTLPCKGRVFNDKHIESIINTWKNKESLIRNRKVSAQAQLHLNPGMSIGIKGRSENNSFNEAERSSFSSSNSVEETSNSNMNYKKHESKTGSMSQEYQNFASHQRPAKFVRENSYSKTNHEPPNTYRNNVKSKSHVFVQNGKEDSEAAKPKMNCFKTARDELTVQQAKANKPAQKKTLGGKPSVNSQFVCPFKKEKEKTQAPDAMYNNDTETMEVEDERLKNIEPKMVELIKNEIMDCKTTISWDDIAGLQYAKKIIKEVVVYPMLRPDIFTGLRRPPKGILLFGPPGTGKTLIGKCIAAQSKSTFFSISASSLTSKWIGEGEKMVRALFAVARVYQPAVIFVDEIDSLLTQRSETEHESSRRLKTEFLVQLDGAATAEEDRILIVGATNRPHELDEAARRRLVKRLYVPLPEFEARKQIINNLLVTVPHNLTEQEVDDVAEQSKGYSGADMCNLCKEASMGPIRSIPFSQLENIRKEDVRQITVDDFKEALIYVRPSVSESSLTTYVEWDSIYGTGTAQNHKT, from the exons ATGGCAACAGCCGAAGTAACagttaataaaaagaaaaacaacttTTTAGCGGCATATCATACTTTAAAATTTTCCCAAGCCGACAAAGATGATACAGAAATTGCAGATCTCGAGCGAAGATGTCTTGCCACAAAATATTTGACTGCAAAACAATT TGAATCAGAGGACATGGCAACATGTTTACTTCGAAGGAGCTTAAAGGATTATCAAAggataatggaaaacaaaaatggAGTTAACAATTACTGGAAACAGTTTAAGGCTCAAACTCCAAAAATCAACAATGATCCACAGAAATGGAAGTCTGGATTAACCGACGTAGAAACAGCTCTGAGTTTTATGAAACCTTTACCTTGCCAAACTGATAATACACTCCCATGTAAAGGAAGGGTGTTCAATGATAAACATATAGAAAGCATCATAAATACCTGGAAGAACAAAGAATCCTTAATACGAAATAGAAAAGTCAGTGCACAAGCTCAACTTCATCTCAATCCTGGTATGAGTATAGGCATCAAAGGAAGATCGGAAAACAATAGTTTCAATGAAGCAGAACGATCATCCTTTTCATCGAGTAACTCTGTAGAAGAAACTAGCAATTCGAATATGAATTACAAAAAACATGAGTCTAAAACTGGATCAATGTCTCAAGAATATCAAAACTTCGCATCCCATCAAAGACCTGCTAAGTTTGTAAGAGAGAACTCCTATAGTAAGACTAATCACGAACCACCAAACACTTACAGAAACAATGTCAAATCGAAGTCACACGTTTTCGTTCAGAACGGTAAAGAAGATTCTGAAGCAGCGAAACCTAAAATGAACTGTTTCAAGACAGCCAGAGATGAATTAACGGTACAACAAGCGAAAGCTAACAAACCAGCCCAGAAAAAGACTCTAGGTGGCAAACCATCAGTTAATTCACAATTCGTGTGTCCCTTCAAGAAAGAGAAGGAAAAAACACAAGCTCCCGATGCCATGTACAACAACGACACCGAAACAATGGAAGTAGAAGACGAAAGATTAAAGAACATCGAGCCAAAAATGGTTGAATTGATAAAGAACGAGATAATGGACTGCAAAACAACAATCTCTTGGGACGACATTGCTGGCTTGCAATATGCGAAAAAGATTATTAAGGAAGTAGTTGTGTATCCTATGTTGAGGCCTGATATTTTTACCGGTTTGAGGAGACCCCCTAAGGGGATTTTATTATTTGGACCGCCAGGTACTGGTAAGACGCTTATAGGCAAGTGTATAGCAGCTCAAAGCAAATCGACGTTCTTTTCGATTTCTGCGAGCTCGTTGACCTCCAAATGGATAGGCGAAGGAGAGAAAATGGTCAGGGCATTGTTCGCTGTTGCGAGAGTTTATCAGCCGGCGGTTATTTTTGTGGACGAAATAGACTCGTTACTCACGCAGAGATCTGAGACCGAGCATGAAAGCTCTAGGAGACTGAAAACCGAGTTTTTGGTACAATTGGATGGAGCTGCGACCGCGGAGGAGGATCGCATTTTAATCGTTGGAGCAACGAACAGACCTCACGAGCTGGACGAGGCAGCGCGTAGACGACTCGTTAAGCGGCTCTATGTTCCCTTGCCCGAGTTCGAAGCTCGTAAACagatcataaataatttattggtAACGGTTCCGCACAATCTCACAGAGCAAGAAGTAGACGACGTAGCCGAACAATCGAAGGGATACTCGGGGGCGGATATGTGCAATTTATGCAAGGAAGCCAGTATGGGGCCAATAAGGAGCATTCCATTCAGTCAATTAGAAAATATTAGGAAGGAGGATGTCAGGCAGATAACAGTCGACGATTTCAAAGAAGCGCTGATTTATGTACGGCCCAGTGTATCCGAATCCAGTTTAACGACTTACGTTGAATGGGATTCTATATACGGAACCGGAACTGCGCAGAATCATAAAACATAA
- the LOC143353453 gene encoding cytochrome b5 yields the protein MGELTLYTLNDVAQRNGRDGADTWIVIHDMVYDVTKYKEEHPGGPELIDENAGRDATSSFDDFGHSSEAKQILKGFLVGELIEEDKRANRKKKMANGGAKINRRSLLRRLCGSCAS from the exons ATGGGAGAATTAACGCTGTACACTTTGAACGATGTGGCTCAGAGAAACGGCCGAGACGGAGCTGACACGTGGATCGTGATCCATGATATGGTGTACGACGTGACAAAGTACAAAGAAGAG CATCCCGGTGGTCCCGAATTGATCGACGAGAACGCGGGCCGCGACGCAACATCCAGTTTCGATGATTTCGGACACTCTTCAGAGGCGAAACAGATTCTGAAGGGTTTCCTCGTTGGAGAACTAATAGAG gagGATAAAAGGGCGaatagaaagaagaaaatgGCGAATGGTGGCGCCAAGATTAACCGGAGGAG CCTTCTACGAAGACTTTGCGGAAGCTGTGCATCATGA
- the LOC143353451 gene encoding uncharacterized protein LOC143353451, whose amino-acid sequence MYFPPEIWEHIFLYTDAVTLTNLKIVCSCWNEIINKTLKINDHWFKACKRDIPEHLWSTFCESLNPTKYYTEFHEKHDSQMWMALYKLWRTCKNVMRWNVDAKCIAPLQAASNAEHITCVETSENIIAVGSNEGYIYFYDICHINEGAFYVVDHMEDIQSIQFIRDEICTVCVCRSQNNHISRWDVKEKKLIDKTNGELICASYGYCYTTLRNMIIIEGLIPKTVYKFDTTKVIAIGADNDQLHLYTREYFVHLELDCGTKNGFWKAFPSKLPNIRIRRFYVFKPDVAVCIAENGYLGFLVKGKQWKIHNLFPILFANPTTVLVYGHTLLIGVDSGSVHAYYIDDFETINFNTIRSKELTLDYTAVVSLNILVHIETHLIVSYMQKVYIVQLS is encoded by the exons atgtattttcctCCGGAAATATGGGagcatatatttttatataccgACGCAGTGACGCTTACGAACTTGAAGATTGTTTGTAGCTGTTGGAATGAAATTATCAATAAGACGTTAAAG ATAAATGACCACTGGTTCAAAGCATGCAAGAGAGACATACCAGAACACCTATGGAGTACTTTCTGTGAGTCACTGAATCCTACAAAGTATTACACAGAATTTCATGAAAAACATGACTCTCAAATGTGGATGGCATTGTACAAATTATGGAGAACGTGTAAAAATGTAATGAGATGGAATGTAGATGCTAAATGCATCGCACCATTACAAGCAGCGAGCAATGCAGAACATATTACCTGCGTAGAAACTTCAG aaaacaTAATAGCTGTAGGCTCTAATGAAGGCtacatttatttttacgatatttGTCATATAAATGAAGGAGCATTTTATGTAGTTGACCATATGGAAGATATACAAAGCATACAATTCATTAGAGATG AAATATGTACTGTTTGTGTATGTCGTTCTCAGAACAATCATATAAGTAGGTGGGATGTGAAGGAGAAAAAATTGATTGACAAAACAAATGGGGAATTGATTTG TGCAAGCTACGGTTATTGTTATACTACTCTTCGAAACATGATAATTATTGAAGGATTGATACCTAAAACAGTGTACAAATTTGATACAACCAAAGTAATTGCTATTGGTGCGGATAATGATCAG TTACATCTTTATACCCGAGAGTATTTTGTGCATTTAGAATTGGACTGTGGtacaaaaaatggtttttgGAAGGCATTCCCCTCCAAACTTCCAAATATAAGAATACGTCGATTTTACGTATTTAAACCAGACGTGGCCGTTTGCATCGCAG AAAACGGATACCTAGGTTTTTTAGTGAAGGGTAAGCAGTGGAAAATACACAATTtatttccaattctatttgctAATCCGACCACTGTTCTGGTATATGGACATACACTTCTCATAGGAGTGGATTCTG GAAGTGTCCATGCATATTATATAGATGACTttgaaacaattaatttcaaTACCATTCGTTCTAAAGAATTAACCCTCGATTATACAGCTGTCGTGTCATTGAACATACTAGTACATATTGAAACACATTTAATAGTTTCCTACATGCAAAAAGTGTACATTGTACAATTATCTTAA